The Deinococcus sedimenti genome window below encodes:
- a CDS encoding site-2 protease family protein, with product MGLISLLSSDPLAFLIVAAALLLSLAFHEFAHAWTADRLGDPTPRRFGRVTLNPINHLDPIGSLLLLFAPFGFARPVPINPNNLGRWGTLWTAAAGPLSNLLIALVCVGIIAVVPRETLLAGGTLATFLFTVLSVNLGLAIFNLLPIPLLDGSRIVGGLVPSLGRSLSQFEAQPFSFVIVMVFIFLFSDQLGQLIATIRNGLLSVVL from the coding sequence ATGGGTCTCATCTCTCTACTGTCTAGCGATCCGCTGGCGTTCCTGATCGTGGCGGCCGCGCTGCTGCTGTCGCTGGCCTTTCACGAGTTCGCGCACGCCTGGACCGCCGACCGGCTGGGCGACCCCACCCCGCGCCGCTTCGGGCGGGTGACGCTGAATCCCATCAATCACCTGGACCCGATCGGGTCGCTGCTGCTGCTGTTCGCGCCGTTCGGGTTCGCGCGGCCCGTGCCGATCAACCCGAACAACCTGGGCCGCTGGGGCACCCTCTGGACGGCGGCGGCGGGCCCGCTGAGCAACCTGCTGATCGCGCTGGTGTGCGTGGGCATCATCGCGGTCGTGCCGCGCGAGACGCTGCTGGCGGGCGGCACGCTGGCCACCTTCCTGTTCACGGTGCTCAGCGTGAACCTGGGCCTGGCGATCTTCAACCTGCTGCCCATTCCGCTGCTGGACGGCAGCCGCATCGTGGGTGGGCTGGTGCCGTCGCTGGGACGCAGCCTCTCTCAGTTCGAGGCGCAGCCGTTCAGCTTCGTGATCGTCATGGTGTTCATCTTCCTGTTCAGTGACCAGCTGGGCCAGCTGATCGCCACGATCCGCAACGGACTGCTGAGCGTCGTGCTGTAA